A stretch of the Bradyrhizobium arachidis genome encodes the following:
- a CDS encoding glutathione binding-like protein: MDLYFSPLACSMATRVALYEAGADANYLEVDSPSKTVLKDGSDFRAVNPIGLVPTLRTDEGVVLTENAAILQYVADSFPKSGLGTAEGIDRTRLHQWLCFIGTELHKGLFIPVLDRKAPQEAKAYVLEKNLSRLDYLDNHLKGREFLLDHFTVADAYLVTVINWTMATPPIDLAKWPNVKAYYERLKTRPSVAKAIAEEFELYKHELARRKAAA, from the coding sequence GTGGATCTTTATTTCTCGCCCCTCGCCTGTTCGATGGCGACCCGCGTCGCGCTCTATGAAGCGGGCGCGGATGCGAACTATCTCGAGGTCGATTCCCCAAGCAAGACCGTGCTGAAGGACGGCTCGGATTTCCGCGCCGTCAACCCGATCGGCCTGGTGCCGACGCTGCGCACCGACGAGGGCGTGGTGCTGACGGAGAATGCCGCGATCCTGCAATATGTCGCTGATAGCTTTCCGAAATCCGGTCTCGGCACCGCTGAAGGCATCGACCGCACACGTCTGCATCAGTGGCTCTGCTTCATCGGCACCGAGCTGCACAAGGGGCTGTTCATTCCCGTGCTCGACCGCAAGGCGCCGCAGGAAGCCAAGGCCTATGTGCTGGAGAAGAACCTGTCGCGGCTCGACTATCTCGACAATCACCTGAAGGGCCGCGAATTCCTGCTCGACCATTTTACCGTGGCCGACGCCTATCTCGTAACCGTCATCAACTGGACCATGGCGACGCCGCCGATCGATCTCGCGAAATGGCCGAACGTGAAGGCGTATTATGAGCGGCTGAAGACGCGGCCTTCGGTCGCAAAAGCGATCGCCGAGGAGTTCGAGCTGTACAAGCACGAGCTCGCGCGGCGGAAGGCGGCGGCGTAA
- a CDS encoding type 1 glutamine amidotransferase — translation MARITIIETGHVPKKYRERHGSFPDMFERMVRAADPAVTFDIVSIPDGGALPDPDKVDAVLITGAAAGVYDGLDWIEPLEDFVRAVHARGTPMVGVCFGHQLIAQALGGVVQKSEKGWGIGRHVYQVTPDNGIVDGNQLAIACSHQDQVIEAPAGARTILSSDFTPHAGLLYDNGTTLSVQPHPEFDVDFANVCCELREGKAPDDVVATAKASLVEPLDSAKLGGVITRFLTKA, via the coding sequence ATGGCACGCATCACCATCATCGAGACCGGGCACGTTCCCAAGAAATACCGCGAGCGCCACGGCTCCTTTCCGGACATGTTCGAGCGCATGGTTCGCGCCGCGGACCCCGCTGTCACGTTCGATATCGTCAGCATCCCTGACGGCGGGGCGCTGCCCGACCCTGATAAGGTCGATGCCGTTCTGATCACCGGTGCAGCCGCAGGCGTTTATGATGGCCTCGACTGGATCGAGCCGCTGGAAGATTTCGTGCGCGCCGTCCATGCCAGGGGGACGCCGATGGTCGGCGTCTGCTTCGGCCATCAATTGATCGCGCAGGCGCTCGGCGGCGTGGTGCAGAAATCCGAGAAAGGCTGGGGGATCGGCCGGCACGTCTACCAGGTGACGCCGGACAACGGCATCGTCGACGGCAACCAGCTTGCGATTGCCTGCTCGCACCAGGACCAGGTGATCGAGGCGCCCGCCGGCGCGCGCACGATCCTGTCGTCCGACTTCACGCCGCATGCCGGCCTTCTCTACGACAATGGCACCACGCTCTCCGTGCAGCCGCACCCGGAGTTCGACGTGGACTTTGCAAACGTCTGCTGCGAACTCCGCGAAGGCAAGGCGCCCGACGACGTCGTTGCCACGGCGAAAGCGTCGCTCGTCGAGCCGCTCGACAGCGCAAAACTCGGCGGCGTGATCACGAGATTTTTGACCAAAGCCTGA
- a CDS encoding nuclear transport factor 2 family protein produces the protein MSRPPLPPFTKETAAQKARMAEDAWNSRDPQRVALAYTEDSRWRNRSEVFQGREAIVAFLTRKWAGEIDYRLIKDLWAFDGNRIAVRFQYEWHDASGQWYRSYGNEQWEFDEHGLMKRREASINDIAIAEKDRRFHWAAPGPRPADVPGLGDSPF, from the coding sequence ATGTCGCGCCCACCGCTTCCACCCTTCACGAAAGAGACCGCCGCGCAAAAGGCCCGCATGGCCGAAGACGCCTGGAATTCGCGCGACCCGCAGCGCGTCGCGCTCGCCTATACCGAGGACAGCCGCTGGCGCAACCGCTCGGAGGTTTTCCAGGGGCGTGAGGCGATCGTGGCGTTTCTCACCCGCAAATGGGCCGGGGAGATCGACTACCGCCTGATCAAGGATCTCTGGGCCTTTGACGGCAACCGCATCGCGGTGCGCTTCCAGTACGAATGGCACGACGCGAGCGGCCAGTGGTATCGCTCCTATGGCAACGAGCAGTGGGAGTTCGACGAGCACGGCCTGATGAAGCGCCGCGAAGCCTCGATCAACGACATCGCGATTGCGGAGAAGGACCGGCGCTTTCACTGGGCGGCACCGGGGCCGCGGCCGGCCGATGTGCCGGGGCTGGGCGACAGCCCGTTCTAA